The DNA segment CCGAACTCCACCCGGCGGCCCAGCCGTTCCAGCGGCATCCACAGGGGCAGCGCCGGATGCGGCAGGGTGCCCGCCGGGGCCGGCAGGTCGGCGGGCCCGGCGAGCTCAGTGGCCTTCGCGCCCACGGCGGCCGGCAGCACGGCACGGAACGACGGCAGCTCGGGCGCGGCGCCATCCACCACCCCGGCGTCCTCCGCCGGCTCGGCGTCCGCCGCCACCGGGACCGCGGCCTCCCGCGGCTCCGACGCCAGACGCTCCGCGCCCATCCGCTCCGTGGTCAGCATGATCAGCCCGCCGGCCGCGAGCACTCCGCAGGCCAGCGCGAGCACCGTGCCCATGGCGCCGTGCCGGAACTGCTCACCGAACAGCGTGATGCCGACGGCCGCCGCCACCACCGGGTTCACCACCGTCACCGTGGCCAGCGGGGCCGTGAGCCCGGCCCCCCGGTACGCCGCCTGGGACAGCAGCAGACCGGCGCCCGCCAGAGCGGCGATCACCAGCAGGGTCGGCAGTCCGGAACCCACGGAACCGGCCGTCCACTCCATGGCCACGGTCTTCGTGTACACCGACGCGATCCCGAACGCGACACCCGCCGCCCCGGCCAGCACCACACTGCGCACCACCGGCCGGCGCATCGCCCGCGACAGCAGGACCAGCGCCGCCACCGCGCCGAAGGTCACGACGGCCAGCATCAGCCGCTGCGGCCCGCCCAGACTGTGCGCGTCGGCGCTGCCCGTCAGCGCCAGCAGTCCGGCCAGCCCCACCGTCGCCATCACCGCGCCGCGCCACGCCGTCGCCCCGGCCCTGCGGCGTACGAACAGGGCGGCCATCGGCAGCGCGAAGACGATCGTGAGCGCCCCCAGCGGCTGGACGAGGCTGAGCGGCCCGTACGCCAGCGCCACCACGTGCAGCACGGCACCCAGGCCGTTCAGGCTGACCGCCGCCCACCACACCCGGTCGCGCAGCGGGGCGAGCGAGCGGCCGTCGGAGGCCGTGGCCACCCGCTCCTGGACGATCGCCCCGGCCGCGTAGGCGACCGCGGAGACCAGTGACAGCAGCACGGACAGCGCAAGGGAACTCATGTACACCACGATCCCCTTTTCCAGCCGCCGCGTCGTCGTCCCTGAGACGGCGATCCGGCGTACTGCTTTGGTAGTACGGAAGCGGTTCGGGTGTCCTCCTCCTGACGGTAGTCCTCATCGCCGCCGACGTCAGAAGGATCACTTCCGGCGCCGGCGGCCGGGCCCGCGTCAGGCGGGAAGAGCGGGATCGATCGCCTCGGCGACGCTCGGGAACACCGGGACCGCGCTGCCGAGTCCCAGGACGGAGATGAGCCGCTCCATGAACACGGAGGGCGCGGCGAGCCGCAGCCGGGGACCGAGAGCCGTCTGCCCCTGGAGCAGCACGTTCACCGTCGTGGAGTCGGCGAAGCTCACCTCGGCGAGATCGACGACGACCGGTGCGATGCCCTCCCGCGACGCGTTCTCCAGCGCCGCGCCGAGAAGACCGACGTTGTCGATGTCGAGGTCACCGGATACCGAGAGCACCAACGCTCCGCGTTCGTGCCGTGGGACGATCTGCATGGCGCGGCCGGCGCTGGGCGGTGGAAGCACGTTCACCTCGTGATGCACTGGACGGCGGGGGGCCGCCGCACGGAACGGACGATGGGATGCGGCTCCGTCCCTGTTCGCGGCGGGAACGCTCAACGATAGAAGTAACAGTTGCCATTTGACAACATTCTCCGTGGGGCAACAATCTGTACCGAACGATCAACGTGAGCGCCCGGTCGAACGGCGCCTTCGGAACGCGGAAGCAGGGGCGTGCATGAAGCTAGGCGCTGTCCGCGACATCGTCGCGGAGCCGGGCGACGGCATTTCCCTCGCCCCCGATCCGCTGCGCCGCCGCCGACCGGAAGGCGGTGAGCCCCACGGCGAGAGCCGCCACCTCGGAGGGCTGCATCCGCTCCAGCACAGCGGTCAGTTCCCGGGTGCGAATCACCCGGTACTCCTCGAGAAGCTCCCGGCCCTGCCGGGTCAGCCGGAGTTCGACCTCCCGGCGGCTCGTCGGACTCGGGTCCCGCTGCACCAGGCCCATGGCCTCCATCCGGTCGCAGAGCCGGCTCACCGAGGGCGCGCGCGAGCCGAGCGCCTCGCCCAGCGACCGCAGATTGCTCCCTTCCTGCTGCTCGATGACGAGCAGCGCGCGAAGCTGGGAGGGGGAGACCCCACCGAACGTCGCGGCCTCCTGGCCGCGCCCCCACAACACCTCCAGAAGCTCGGAAGCGGCACAGACCTCCTCGGACACCTGTGCAGGGCGGTGAGGGAGTCCGGTGCGGTGGGGCATTCTTCCACTCTGTCACCCATAGCGTGCTCCTGTCAGCCTGGCTCCGCTTCCGCCACCCACCGAAGAATGGGCGAAACAGCGTGACTGCCCCCACGGACATCGAACGAGCGCTCCGCGCGGCGCCGCCGTACGCCCTGGTGGAGACGGTGCGCGACATCCTCGTGACGTCCTACGGCGCGCTCACGGTCCAACTGCTCCTGGCCGACTACGGGATGACCGTGCTCAGCCCGGTCGACCCGGCCGACGGGCCCGCCCAGCCGCTCTCCCTGCACAACAGCACGCCGGGCCGCGCGTTCGGCAGCCAGCGCCCGCACCAGGGCAGGACCGGCCCGGACGACGCGGCCGACCACCACTTCCCGGTCACCGTCCGCGGCGAACGCCTCGGCATCCTCACCGTCCGGCTGCCCTCCGCGCGCTCCACCCCGCAGGTCATGGACGACCTCGTCCATGTGGCCGATCTCCTCGGGCACGAGATCGTCGTCGCCGAACGCGACACCGACCACTACCAGCGGGCCCGGCGCACCACCCGCCTCACCCTCGCCGCCGAGATGCAGTGGCAGCTCCTCCCGGCACGGTCCTTCACCGCCGCCGAGTACGCCATAGGCGCCCAGCTCGAACCCGCCTACGCCATCCACGGCGACAACTTCGACTGGGCGGCGGAGGGCGACCGGCTCAGCGTCGCCGTGACCAACGGCATGGGCGAGGGCATCCGCGCATCCCTGCTCACCAACCTCGCCGTGAACGCGCTGCGCAACGCCCGCAGGGCCGGGATCGGCATCGCCGACCAGGCCGCCCTGGCCGACCAGGCCATCTACGACCAGCACCGCGGCGCCGCCCACGTCTCCACCCTGCTCCTCCGCTTCGACCTGCCCACGGGATCGGTCGAGGCCGTGGACGCGGGCTCCCCGCAGCTGTGGCGGCTGCGCGGCCGCACCGTCACCCGGGTCGACCTCGACGCCCAGCTCCCGCTCGGCATGTTCGAGGAGTCGCAGTACGTCGTCCAGCACCTCCGGGCCCGGCCCGGCGACCGGCTGCTGCTCGTCAGCGACGGGGTGTACGACGCGGTCTCACCGCTCGGCGAGACCTTCGCGGAACGGGGCCTGCCCAGGGCCGTCCTCGCCACCCGGTTGCTGCCCGCGGCGGCCGTGCCCGGCGCGGTCCTGCGGGAACTCGCGGAACACCGGGCGTCGGACACCCTCGACGACGCCCTGGTCATGTGCATCGACTGGTTCGGCCGGCCGGACACCCGGGACTGAGCCCGCCGCCGGCCACGGCCCCGGAGCAGCCGGAGCGCCCCGGCCGGCTCAGCTGCTCAGGGTGAACTCGGCGCGGATGCGCTTGCCCACCGGCACCCGCTCGGCCGTGACGCGATCGCACAGGGCCACCACGATCTCCATGCCGTGCCCGCCGAGACGGCTCGGGTCGGGGGCGTAGAAGACGGGCAGCGCGCTGCTGCTGTCGTACACCGTGATGCTGATCCGCTCCGCCGTGCCCTCCAGCTCCAGCAGATACGGGCCGTGGCTGTAGCGGTCTGCGTTGGTCACCAGCTCGCTGACGGCGAGCATCAGGTCGTTACGGGTGTGGGTGCCCAGCACCGCCATCCACTCGGACACCAGCCGGGCCAGAAAGCGGTCGGCCAGTGCCCGCGCCTGGGAGATGCACCCCGGTTCGCCGTCGAACACCTCGGCGCTGTGCAATGCCTCCGTGGGCGGACAACTCCGCGTGGAGTCGTCCGGCCGGGAGATCGCCTGTTCGTTCATGTGCTCCAGCCAGGGCGCAGCGGGGAGGTCTCAGACCTCTTTCCTGTGATCGTGTACCCGCGTCGGGAGATCCCACTCCCGTGCGTCATCAGCGAATATTACGCGCGACCCGGAAGCCGCACCACGGTGACGAAGAAGTCGTCGATCTGGCGGACGGCCGCGATGAACTGGTCCAGGTCGACGGGCTTGGTCACATAGGCGTTGGCGTGCAGCTTGTAACTGCGCAGGATGTCCTCCTCGGCCGACGACGTCGTCAGCACGACGACCGGGATCAGCGCCAGTTCGGGGTCCTGCTTGATCTGCTCCAGCACCTGGCGGCCGTCGTACTTCGGCAGGTTCAGGTCGAGCAGGATCAGGTCCGGGCGCGGGGCCCCGGTGTGGGCGCCCCGGCGGTAGAGGAAGTCCAGGGCCTCCTCGCCGTCGCGCACCACATGGAGGGTGTTGCGGATCTTGTTGTCCTCGAACGCCTCGCGCGTCATCAGCTCGTCGCCCGGGTCGTCCTCGACGAGCAGGACCTCGATGGGCTCTACGGGGGTGTTCACGTGGCGTCTCCGGAAGTCTCGGTGGGGGGTGCGTCGTCGGCGGTGGTCTCCGCGGGCGCGGGGTCGGCGGGCAGCGAGAAGTGGACCCGCGCCCCCCGGCGGGACTCCGGATCGAGCCAGATCCGGCCGCCGTGGAACTCGACGATCTTGCGGCACAGGGCGAGGCCGATGCCCGTCCCGTCGTACTCGTCGCGGCCGTGCAGCCG comes from the Streptomyces sp. NBC_00525 genome and includes:
- a CDS encoding DMT family transporter produces the protein MVYMSSLALSVLLSLVSAVAYAAGAIVQERVATASDGRSLAPLRDRVWWAAVSLNGLGAVLHVVALAYGPLSLVQPLGALTIVFALPMAALFVRRRAGATAWRGAVMATVGLAGLLALTGSADAHSLGGPQRLMLAVVTFGAVAALVLLSRAMRRPVVRSVVLAGAAGVAFGIASVYTKTVAMEWTAGSVGSGLPTLLVIAALAGAGLLLSQAAYRGAGLTAPLATVTVVNPVVAAAVGITLFGEQFRHGAMGTVLALACGVLAAGGLIMLTTERMGAERLASEPREAAVPVAADAEPAEDAGVVDGAAPELPSFRAVLPAAVGAKATELAGPADLPAPAGTLPHPALPLWMPLERLGRRVEFGRPPGAGHRAATPSGAASAAGDTGDGGGGVQTLTPPALR
- a CDS encoding STAS domain-containing protein, which encodes MQIVPRHERGALVLSVSGDLDIDNVGLLGAALENASREGIAPVVVDLAEVSFADSTTVNVLLQGQTALGPRLRLAAPSVFMERLISVLGLGSAVPVFPSVAEAIDPALPA
- a CDS encoding MarR family winged helix-turn-helix transcriptional regulator; the protein is MPHRTGLPHRPAQVSEEVCAASELLEVLWGRGQEAATFGGVSPSQLRALLVIEQQEGSNLRSLGEALGSRAPSVSRLCDRMEAMGLVQRDPSPTSRREVELRLTRQGRELLEEYRVIRTRELTAVLERMQPSEVAALAVGLTAFRSAAAQRIGGEGNAVARLRDDVADSA
- a CDS encoding PP2C family protein-serine/threonine phosphatase, producing the protein MTAPTDIERALRAAPPYALVETVRDILVTSYGALTVQLLLADYGMTVLSPVDPADGPAQPLSLHNSTPGRAFGSQRPHQGRTGPDDAADHHFPVTVRGERLGILTVRLPSARSTPQVMDDLVHVADLLGHEIVVAERDTDHYQRARRTTRLTLAAEMQWQLLPARSFTAAEYAIGAQLEPAYAIHGDNFDWAAEGDRLSVAVTNGMGEGIRASLLTNLAVNALRNARRAGIGIADQAALADQAIYDQHRGAAHVSTLLLRFDLPTGSVEAVDAGSPQLWRLRGRTVTRVDLDAQLPLGMFEESQYVVQHLRARPGDRLLLVSDGVYDAVSPLGETFAERGLPRAVLATRLLPAAAVPGAVLRELAEHRASDTLDDALVMCIDWFGRPDTRD
- a CDS encoding ATP-binding protein; the protein is MNEQAISRPDDSTRSCPPTEALHSAEVFDGEPGCISQARALADRFLARLVSEWMAVLGTHTRNDLMLAVSELVTNADRYSHGPYLLELEGTAERISITVYDSSSALPVFYAPDPSRLGGHGMEIVVALCDRVTAERVPVGKRIRAEFTLSS
- a CDS encoding response regulator, with the protein product MNTPVEPIEVLLVEDDPGDELMTREAFEDNKIRNTLHVVRDGEEALDFLYRRGAHTGAPRPDLILLDLNLPKYDGRQVLEQIKQDPELALIPVVVLTTSSAEEDILRSYKLHANAYVTKPVDLDQFIAAVRQIDDFFVTVVRLPGRA